TTACTGGTCTCTGCTTACAGAAATTGTCAATAAAGAATTTAGGAAAACCAGTTTCTACAATTTTCCATCGTAATTCCTACTGTTCGAGTTGGCCATTTCTAAGTCTTAGACTCCACAGGTATCATGCAAAAAGGAGGGATTAGTAGACTGTAATTATACCATGAAATGTGGGCTCTAAATCTACTCTACAAGCTGCATCATGTTTAATAAACTTCTTGTCGAGATAATTTGACTGGAGCAGATCGACTAGCCTGGTATTTCAATTGCAATGACCTAGGTGGTTTTGTGGGTTGTGTTTGATATATCTAGATGTGTGAACCAGAGGTTCACTTGATCGAAGAAGAGTTCGGGAAGTGTTAGGGCTATCTGTGTCCGCTGTGTAATTTTGTCATTCTAATTGATTAAGATGGCTGATTTAGATTTGGGCTAATCTTTCCGATTTGTAAAACCAAACCTAACCTATCCAACTTGACCTCTGATTGGTATTTTTCTTCTACTCCTATACAAGCCAACTTTGCATGGCTAAACCTCGAATTGGTTTTCAATTAGTTAGCAAGCATATAGCTTTGGAATAAATAAGTGGTATTTAACATGCGTGATTCTGTATTGCATATCTTAGGTATGTCATATCTCACCATGTAAATTAAGCTGGAAGCTGCCCGGTGAAATCTGCTACATGATATGGTGTTATCTGCTGCCCTCTCGCTTCTTTTCTTTAGCCATATCAGTCCGTGAATTCTGTGAGGTTTGTATTTGAACCTTTCAATTCTTGTGCTGTATCTGCCAGCTGAATCCATTGCACAATATGTGCAATAATAGAAGAAATGACTTGAGCACATGTGGAAGCTTCAATCTGAAGTGTAAGgtaaatttcaattctttgaCCAGATCTATCAGAGCTTTGCTtgattttgtttcatgaacttttaccAGATAAAATGTTGAGTGGATTCTGATGTTGGCCTTCCACAAAACTGATTTCTGCTTTGTCTTTGTCCTAATCTGGGAGTGAAAAGCATGGATATCAGAACCAGTTCATGTCACATATCAACTTAATGCGTCTCTTGAGTTTTGACAAGCTCTCTTTATGTTCACAAGTTCTATCAGAGAGATTAGATGGCTGCTAAGCATTAAATTAGTGCATCTCATAGATCAAAATCCATTATACTTGTCTGTGCCTCTATCTTTTAATCATAGAATTCAGCAGTTTGGGTTGTCACATGGTGgtttcttgttctttcttggttGTCTTCTTTCTACAAAGGTCATGTTGATTGAAGTATCAATCGCAAGTAGGGGTTTGGACCATCAAGAGCAAAAGATTGCTCTGCAAGTCTTTGATTTCCTTGGCGTGCTGAATGGAAAGTGATCCCAAGTTTCTTTGTCAAGTCAAGCCACTGAACCCTTAGAAGCTCCACTGGGAACAGCTGTGTCACCCCCCAGCACTCCAGGAGGAAGCTGAAAGCTTCAGCAAGCATTATTTACATTGTTTCAGGACACTGGCAGCCATTGTTGCATGTGTCTTCTATCTCTTCCTCTGGTGCTTAACCATCACAAGTAGATACAGCCTTCACTGATATGACATCTCCCAAAAGCATGTGCCAGTCTGATCACATGAGGTCAAACATAGCAAGTGGATGGTACTACTAAATGTCTAAACATCTTATGGTCAAATTGGCCAAATGATGCACTGCTTTCTTTATTATCCTGATGAACTTCTCTGGAATAAGATCATATGACCTTCATGCTTGGACCATCCAAAATGCTCAACATAAATTCTATTCTTCCCTGCCTAAATGTTACAATGTGATGGTGTCTGGTCCCAATGTCTTTTAAGAGATCAGAAGTTTCTTCCTCGAGCTTCTGGCATGCTTGAGATTCTCATACCTGCATGACAAAAAAGAGTGCTATGGGTGTTGGTCTCTGAGCATTGGATTCCTCCTGCATTTTTCTTCTTGCAAGAAGAGTGCAAGGTTTCTGACATCAATTTTTCCTGCTTACCATACTGTCCAACATTTATCAGAAAACAAAGATGTTTCAATGTGTTTGGCAATTCAATTCTGAAAATTTTCCAGAATTCAAGCAATACAATATCTGAAATAAACCTCAAAGCTTTTGCAGAGCTATAAATTGACAGAATGTTCATACCAACCTTTAATTGTCAGAGCCCTCttgtaaaaaaaaagatgatacacttcagaaataatagaagaagatAGATCAAAATCTCTCTATCTCTAATACTTGACAGATTGCAGCTACTGTTTGAGCAGATGGAGCAATGATTAAATATGACTGAAGCAAAAACTTCTTCCTCTAAAGACTTAAGAACTAAGCAGCCTGCACTAAGTTTGAAGCAAGTGACAAGGATTTGCTCCCAAATTTGACTTCTCTCTCCTCTCTGGCCAATCTGATAGTGCCAAACTCATAGCACAGTTTACTAATTCACAGAGTATCTTAAtgcaatatgattatataaatctgattgctCTAATAAGATTGGAGAGAGGTCCTTAAGGCTTAAGAGATGGCTTTTCTCAACATGCAGCAACCAGAAGCACTTTGATATGGTTGCTTTAGGAATGAAGAAAAGTTACCCTACaaatttaagattatatatatatatattatagtggtACTTCACTCAAGTGTaggttttatatttcttttttccttttgtttaGGGAATGCATGCAGTGAAGGAGTTGGGGAAGCAGCTCTTAGTCTTTCCTTTGTTGATGCATGAAGAAAGGTGTGCCATGTTGAGGGAGTTGACCATCACCCTGCCGAGTTGACTCTTCTGCACTGACCTCACCATCACATTGTATGACAGTTCACTACACGTGTTATACGTGTGTATGTACGTATGTATTAGCTTACTTCCACTGCTCAAAAGAAGGCAGGAAAGTAGCCGTTGGCTTCGCGGCGTCTCACACGCAACTTCTTTTGGCTTAAAGCAGCTCCCACGTCAGTCCATGAATCGAGTGATTCGGCATACGTGCGATGAGTACGTGCGAAGAACTGCTCTCTCGAGTTATGCGGGTCAACACTGTCCGGAAGTCAAACAATTTTTATGACTAGGATACCCCTAATGTAGCCAACGGTTGATGATGACTATACTTTGATCAAGATAAATAGAGCCGCGTCTGCCGCACGATACTCCGTCAATTCGATGTTATGCGCGATCTGAACCGTCCGATTTACCTTGCTCAGTCGCGGTCAATCCTAGCGTAAGGGGTCTTTAGTCATTTTGTCCTCTCTTCCCGCCGTATTACTCAAAGCGGAGTCCATATTTACCGCACTACGCAACGGAGACGACGAAGCGTAGAAGAAAGAGAAATGGCGGCGACGTCGAAGGGGAGGCGGGTTTCGTACATCGCGGTGCCCTCGGAGATCATCCGCTCGCTCTCCTCCACCTCGCTTcacagcctcctcctcctcttttcccCGACCAAGAAGGCCTCCCGGCCCGGCCACCGCCTTCTCGCCCTTGGTCGCAGCCCAAACTTCCTCTTTTCGGTGCTCTTCTTCTTCGCGCTCGTGGGGATACTGAGGTCATGGCACCACCTTGACCCCCTTGTCCCCTGCCCCCACCTCGGCCGCAGCCCCCTCTACTCCCCGGAACTGTCAGATTCGACGGCGGCGATGGCGGCTGACGTCGGAGGAGGGGTGGAGGCGCGTGGGGAGTTCTGGCAGCAGCCGGACGGTATGGGATACGTTCCCTGTCTCAACTTCAGCGAGCAGTACCTTTCGGAGGGCGTGGCCGCTACGCGGGCCGGACGCCGGAAGAAGTACCTCCTGGTGGTCGTCTCCGGTGGGCTCAACCAGCAGCGGAACCAGATCGTCGACGCGGTGGTAATCGCTCGCGTTCTCGGCGCCACGCTCGTCGTGCCCATCCTCCAGGTCAACGTCATCTGGGGTGACGAAAGGTGCCATCTTGCGTCCCATTCACATTGTTTACTTCTGTGCGTAGCATCTTGACTGGTTCCTTGCCTGGGCAGTGAGTTCTCTGACGTGTTCGACCTGGAGCACTTCAAGAGCGTTCTCGCCGACGACGTTAAGGTAGTGTCCTCGCTACCCTCGACTCATATCATGACAAGGCCGGTGCAGGAGAAGGAAACGCCTCTTCATGTCTCCCCTGCTTGGATTCGATCAAGATACATGAAGCGAGTGAGTCGTCGTCTTCTCCTACCACAAACGTCCTCAGCGCGCAAAACAGTTCTTCTTTCGATCCGTTCTTCATCAAATGAAGGAATAGAATCCTTATCTTTACTCTTGATTCATTGTTTCTCCTTGTTGATTGCTGGTGCAGCTTAACAGAGAAGGTGTTCTGCTCCTGAGAGGCCTGGATTCCAGGCTTTCCAAGGACCTCCCACCTGATCTCCAAAAACTCAGGTGCAAGGTAACCATTGCCTCCTCTCCATCTTACTAGGTTGGACCTGCCTCCTCTCGATTGGAAACCAGAATCGACTGGTGTGTGTCCCCGAATTTACTAGGTTGCGTTCCATGCACTGAGGTTCTCGGCTCCAATCCGAGAACTGGGCAACAAGCTCGCCATGAGGATGAGAAGCAAAGGTCCGTACCTCGCACTCCACCTGCGATTGGAGGAGGATGTGTGGGTGCGAACCGGTTGCCTTCCTGGTCTCAGCCCCGAACACGACGAGATCGTTCGAGCGGAGAGGAAACTCAAGCCGGAGCTCCTCACCGGGAGGTCCAACATGGCTTACCACGACCGCAAGCTCGCCGGGCTTTGCCCGTTGAACGCCGCAGAAGTCACCAGGTACGCTCACAACCTCTGCCCGTTCTCTATTTCAGCTTGTAATGGTGATGCTACGACTCAGATTGCTGAAAGCACTGGAAGCGCCGAGGGACGCGAGGATATACTGGGCGGGCGGCGAGCCGTTTGGGGGGCGAGACGCCCTGCTGCCCTTGATGAGAGAATTCCCTAACCTGTACAGCAAAGAGAACCTGACACTGCCGGGTGAACTGGGACCGTTCGCTAACAGGTCTTCCCTCCTTGCTGCCATCGATGACGTGGTCTGCGAGCAGAGCGACGTGTTCATGGCTTCGCATGGCGGAAACATGGGGCACCTGATGCGGGGGCAGAGGGCGTACGCCGGGCACAGGAAGTTCATCACACCGAATAAGCGGCAGATGCTCCGCCACTTCATGAACGCCTCCTTGCCGGCGTCGGAACTCAACCGGATTGTTAAAGAACTGCATCAGGGATCGCTGGGCCAGCCGGAGCTGCGTACCCACAAGATCGACAGGGATGTCACTGCTTACCCGCTGCCTGAGTGCATGTGTGAGGTTGGGGCAAGGATGAGGTCGATGCTATAGCGAACCACGGCTAGTGAATTCGGATTCGGAGTGAGAACTCGATCGTGCACAACGACATGCAGAAATAGACATTAAAGATGGAAGTATGCAGGATGGTTTCTGCTCTTATGTTCATCACTCTGTTCTTGTCTGCTCATAGTGCTTGTGCTTTTGTATCTGCTCTCACTGGGTACACCTCCTTTGTCAAGCACATAAAACTTCATCATCCGACAGATCACCATCATCACATAATTGTAGTCTTCCTCTGGTTAGGGCAGTCCAATTCTGCCAAAGAAATAGCAGAAGAGTCTCAAGGAACAATGGGTCAAAGATCCAATTGGCATCACCTGAGATCGGGAGGAAGAAGACAAAGCAAATCTGAACTAAAGCTGCAGAGCTGCGTCAAGGATGTGCCACTCCAAGAACAGCAACAGGAGGCCTTCTTCAGTGCTACGAAGGCTGGGCGAACGTGAATACTACTTGCTACGACACCTACTGATACAACATGATTACaaagaaacaaaagaacaaaCACGAGACGGGTCACCGGGTCGCCGCGCCTACGACTCGTTCCAGGCTCTCAGCCA
The window above is part of the Musa acuminata AAA Group cultivar baxijiao chromosome BXJ2-6, Cavendish_Baxijiao_AAA, whole genome shotgun sequence genome. Proteins encoded here:
- the LOC135614311 gene encoding O-fucosyltransferase 20-like; this encodes MAATSKGRRVSYIAVPSEIIRSLSSTSLHSLLLLFSPTKKASRPGHRLLALGRSPNFLFSVLFFFALVGILRSWHHLDPLVPCPHLGRSPLYSPELSDSTAAMAADVGGGVEARGEFWQQPDGMGYVPCLNFSEQYLSEGVAATRAGRRKKYLLVVVSGGLNQQRNQIVDAVVIARVLGATLVVPILQVNVIWGDESEFSDVFDLEHFKSVLADDVKVVSSLPSTHIMTRPVQEKETPLHVSPAWIRSRYMKRLNREGVLLLRGLDSRLSKDLPPDLQKLRCKVAFHALRFSAPIRELGNKLAMRMRSKGPYLALHLRLEEDVWVRTGCLPGLSPEHDEIVRAERKLKPELLTGRSNMAYHDRKLAGLCPLNAAEVTRLLKALEAPRDARIYWAGGEPFGGRDALLPLMREFPNLYSKENLTLPGELGPFANRSSLLAAIDDVVCEQSDVFMASHGGNMGHLMRGQRAYAGHRKFITPNKRQMLRHFMNASLPASELNRIVKELHQGSLGQPELRTHKIDRDVTAYPLPECMCEVGARMRSML